The Ammospiza nelsoni isolate bAmmNel1 chromosome 27, bAmmNel1.pri, whole genome shotgun sequence DNA segment CGGCTGCAGCTGCGCCCCGGGCTTCACCGGCGAGAACTGCGAGATCGGTGAGTGCCGGGCACCGGGCGTGGGCGGCCCCGCGGCTCCGGGCGCTGCGCGGTGTCCCCTCCCCGCTCGCTGGTGTCGCCGCGCCCGCAGCTGCCGCTGTCCCCGCAGACATCGATGACTGCCTGTCCAGCCCGTGCCAGAACGGCGGCACCTGCATCGACGAGGTCAATTCATTCgtgtgcctctgcctgcccagctaCGGCGGCAGCCGCTGCGAGAAAGGTGTGGACAGCCCCGGtgtcccccggtgtccccccggtgtcccccggtgtcccccggtgtcccccGGCCCGGCTGTGTCACCGCTGGACCCCGCGGAAGGGGACACAGATCCCGCCAGGCGGGGCTGGGGTCGCTCCCTGGCTGTGCCGCCACTGTCGCGCTGTCCCCCAGACACGGAGGGCTGTGACCACAACTGGCACAAGTTCCAGGGCCACTGCTACCGCTACTTCGCCCGCCGGCGCTCCTGGGAGGACGCGGAGCGCGACTGCCGGCGCCGGGCCGGGCACCTCACCAGCATCCACTCGCAGGAGGAGCACGCCTTCATCAACGGTGCGCCGGGGGTCCCCAATCCCCCGATCCCCCCTCCCCGGGCTCCGCTCGCCCCCTCCGTGCGAGCCGCGGGTGCCCTCTCCCCGCAGGCTTCGGCCACGAGAACACCTGGATCGGCCTCAACGACCGCATCGTGGAGCAGGACTTCCAGTGGACCGACAACACCGCCTTGGTGAGGacttggggggctcgggggcCTCGGGGTGCGGGGAGGGGGTGCGGGGGGCGTCACCCGCTCCGGTGGGCCCCGCAGCAATACGAGAACTGGCGGGAGAACCAGCCCGACAACTTCTTCGCGGGCGGTGAGGACTGCGTGGTGCTCGTGTCCCACGAGATCGGCAAGTGGAACGACGTGCCCCTGCAACTACAACCTGCCCTACATCTGCAAGAAGGGCACAGGTAGCGCCCCCATCCCGCAGGTGTCCCCGTCCCGCAGTCCCTGGTGTTCCCATCCCACaggtccccgtgtccccatcccGCAGTGccggtgtccctgtccccaccccgcagcccccagacccatccccagcccctctcccaggCCAACTCCCGCAGTTCGCCCCTAAAtctccattttttcctctttccccgCGCTCAATCCCTCCCTCAGCGCTCGGGTTTGTTTAATTTGCTCCCTTCGAACCCATTAAATTCCCATTCCTTACCTCGGGAAGTTCCATTaacctccagctgctcctccccacCCCGCGCACTAATGACGCCCCAATAAGGCCATTAATTAGCCAATTAAACCCTGGGGACAGACAGCTCGCTGCCACCCTGACGGACGAGCCTGTCCCGAAGCCAACAGcggtgtccccaggggtggcCGGGGGGGCTCCTGGGTGTCCCGGACcgctgtcccttgtcccctccCAGTAACGGGGGGTGACGGAGCTCTGTGCCCCCCGTTCCCAGTGCTGTGCGGGCCCCCCCCGGAGGTGCCGAACGCTTTCCCggtggggaagaggagggagcgGTACAACATCCACTCCAGCGTGCGCTACCAGTGCCACGAGGGCTTCACCCAGCGCCACGTGCCCACCATCAGGTGCCACAGCAGCGGCAAGTGGGACCGGCCCAAAATCCTCTGCACAAAACGTTAGTGGGGCACCCGGGAGGGGCTGATCCCCGTGGGAAGGGTCCCGAACCCGGGGCTGACCCCCCCGCGTGCCCCGCCTTGCCCCCGTTAGCCAGGCGGTCGCACCGAGCGCGGCGGCACCGGCGGCACCGGCACAGCCACCcgcaccaccagcaccaccaccacaaaCCGCGCAAGGAGCGGCGGAAACGCCGCCAGCGCCTCCGGCTGGACTGGATGGAGGAGGGCCACTACTTCTAGAGCCGGGCGAGCACAACGGGGTCCCCGGGGGCGGTGGTGGCGCCCCCCGGCCCCGTCCCACCCCTCCCGCACCCCTTTTTTAGCCCCCTTTTGGCTTTAGCTCCGTAGGATGCCCGGCCCCGTAGGGAATAGGATCCGGAGGGGGCGGCTGCGTGTGcgcccccagccctccctgcatgTCCCGCGCTCAGCCCCCGGCCCGGGCTGGGCCCCCAGCCCCCACGGGGACCCCCCaagctgggctctgtccctgtccccagaccGGGGCTGAATCAGGCAGCCCCCCGGTCCCACCCGGGGCGGCTCTGGTTTTTTTAGCAGCCCCCCCCCCCTCCATTTCCCCGCCCCAGCTCCCCGGGGCGTCCCCGCGGCCGGCACGGCTGGGGCGGGGGGGACACGGCGGCTGCGGGGTCACTGTCCCGCTCTGGGGGTGCTCGGTTTGGTTCTGTCCCCTCTCCGCTCGTTTCGGGTCCCCGTTGGAGTtggcgtgtgtgtgtgtgtgtgcggcGCTTTCCGACCTCTGCTGTTTGCGACGTGACTgccgtgtcccctccccgcccccCTCCTGGCGCCCCCTCCCCATTTCTGACTCTGCCTTTCTGTACTGCTGGAcattttaataaacttttttaACAGTTGAGCGACACCAGCCCTTTCCTGGGGACCCCGGGACGTGTCCCCTGCGGAACCTGGGATGTGTCCCCCGCCTGGCGCCGCTCCCCAGCTGCCTCCTCTCACCGCCCCCATCAATTCCGAATTGTCCCAAACTGTCCCCCAGGGCCCCCCGTGTCACATCCTCCACCTGCTCGCGGTGGTGGCCGTCACCTGTGTCCCCCTCGAGATAGAGAGACGCCaatggattttttggggtgattCCTGCCCAAAACACCCTCCATCACCCGCCCCCGAGGTTCCCCCGGCCCCTGTCACCCACGgccccactgtcccctcccgGACATTTATTTCCAGTCGTTAAAGGTGATTTAcgggctgtgctcagctggagcGCGTCCCGAGCCCCTCCGGACCGGGGGTCCCCACCCGTGCCACCCTCGCGGTGccccctgccagctctgtgaCCCCGCGGGGCGGctccgctgctgctgccgctccTTGGATCCAGCCCCGACCGATCCAAGGATGCCCCGGGCGAGCGGGGAGCGGGCCCGGAGCCCCCCGGGCTGCCCAAGGACACAGCGGAGCCGCGCTCAGCTCTCCAAAGCGGCCGAAGCTTTTATTTCATCTACGTCCAGGGCTGCCAAAGCCTGCGGCGGTGCCCGGCCGGGTGGGCACAGCGCCCGCTGCCCCCCGGCCCTCCCCGCTCCGGCCAAGCCAAGCGGGAGCTGCCCCGGGGGCTGCGGGACCCCGGACGGAGCCAAACCCGGCGCCCCCAATCCTCGCCCAGCGCCACGGGGAGATTTCGAGCTCGTTCAGCGCGGGGACGggctgaggatgaggatgaggatgaggatgaggatgaggatgaggatgaggatgaggatgaggatgaggatgaggatgaggatgaggatgaggatgaggatgaggacgAGGATGAGGAGGGCGGGGGCTCTGCGGCGCTTTAGCGCATGCAACAGGCGCGCCGAGAAGCGAGAGCTGCGGGAGCGGGAGCCGCTCCGGGCCGGGGCGCAGGCTCCCGGCGGGGCTCACCGAGCCCGGCCcctcccgccgccccggggcccCCAAGCGCCCCCGGGGCCGCCagcccgcgccgccgccgcctctcGGTCCCGGCGGGGGCTGCCCGCAGCTCCCCGCGCCGCGCGGGGCTCGGCCCAAACCccgaaccccaaatcccaaacccgGGCGCGCTGCCCGAGCGCCCCGAACCCTCACACGCGCTTGGGGAAGCCCGCGGCCACCACGGGCGGCGCGTCCCCGGCCTTTTTGAAGCAGTACACGCCGAAGAGCTTGTACTTCTTGTCGGGGAAGCCGAGGTTGCGCACGCCGGGCTCGCGGCCGCCGCAGCGGGCGCGGGGGTTCACGATGGGGTAGCGGATGCTGCCGTCCTCCAGCCAGCCCGCCTCGCAGCggtccagcagctgcagcttccaggCCGCGTACAGCTGGCCCACCTTGGCCACGGCCGCGCCGTTGCTCTTGCACGCCTGCACGGCCTCCGCGTAGCTCAGCTTGCGGAAGGTCTTCAGGAAATAAACTTTGCCTGGAAAAAGGGGGGATGAAGGGGATGGAGCGTCCTCGGTCCCGCGGGGTGGGGGAGCCCCCGCTCTGGAGCCGCCCCCGAAGCGTTTTTTGGGAATGGATGGAAGCCCTGTGGAGACCCCAAAAAGTTTTGGGGAGGTTGGGGAAGGTGAGGGATATCAGCACTGTGGGGCCTCCAACGCGGTTTTGGGGGCTGGAGGTGATGGAAGCTCTGTGGAGCATCCAAAACATTGCCTTAAACAAAAGAGGTTttagttaaaaaacaaaaaaaacacccccaaaaacaaacaaacaaacaaaaaaaaccccaaacccacacaacatgtttttgcaaaaaaacaacaaaaaaaaaaaaaaaaaaaaaacaaaaaacaaaactatgAAAAAGAAGGGATTAtggatttcttttcatttggATGAAAAAGAAGAGATTATGGCTAAAACCAAGAGGtcttgggttaaaaaaaaaaaaaaaaaaaaaaaaaaaaaaaaaaaaaagcgggTTTGACTAAGAAAGATTTTGTGTTAAAAAGAAGAGGGTTtggattaaaaagaaataggtTTTGGCAAAAAACAAGAGGTTTTGGAGTTAAAAAAGAGGTTTTGGCTAAGAAAGAAGACACTTTGGATTTAAAAAAGAAGGCTtggatttcagaaaaaaaaaaagaggttttggaTCAGAAAGAGGAGattttggctttaaaaaaaaaaaagatattttggcttaaatttttttttttccttaaactcAGTTCCAACCCCGCCACTCCATCCTCCCCGTCCCAGCACGGGCAGcctccgtgcctcagtttccctcacCGTTGAGGTTGGAGGTGAAGCAGAAGGCGTCGTAGTGCTCGCTCTCCTTGTGGCGGTAGCCGTAGTTGCGGACGCCCACGGGCGTGTCCTTGCGGCCGCACTGCTCGCGGGGCCGGGAGATCGGGTACTGCACGGAGCCGTCCTGCAGCCAGCCCGCGTTGCACCAGTCCATGCCCTCCAGCCACGCCTGGTGCAGCTGGTCGTGCGAGGCCAGGATCCCGTCCTGCTCCAGGCACGCCTGCTGCGCCTCGTGGAAGTTCAGCGTGTAGCGCCCCAGGCGAGGGTGGTACGGGAAAATCACCCCTGAGAACGAGGGGTGGCGttggggttggtttggggtgggtttggaTCGGGGTGAGGCTTTGGAGCGGGGGAGAATCGCCTGGAAAATCCCGCTCATTGTCCCTGTGCATTGCGTTTTGGGCGttctgggttttggggctgcagggagccccaAACTCCAGGAGATTCTGCTCTGGGGcttggggaaatgggaattctggTTGGGAGAATCGCCTGGAAAAtctctctccttgtccttctgcAAGGAGTTCTGGGAGTTCCAGGAACCCCACATTCCAGGAGATTCTGCTCTGGGGCTTGGGAAAAAGGGAATTCTGGTTGGGAGAATCGCCTGGAAAATCTCGCTCATCGTCCCTCTGCAAGGAGTTCTGGGAATCCGGGTTTTGGGAGCTCCGGGAACCCCAGATTCCAGGAGATTCTGCTCTGCCGTTTGGGAGCATCGGTGGTGCCTGCACAGGGTCCAGCCAAGCCCTGGCATCCCCAATCTGCGCCCTCTGAACCACTAAAAAATCCTTTACCCCCTCTGCCACCTCCTGAACGCctaaagcagcattttccctgtgccaccccctgtCCCCTGGTGCTTTCTGAGCCGTCACCCCGCGACCTCCATGAGCCACCCCTCCAAATTCCCCCCAccaccaaaaccccacaacaacCCCACAGCCCCTGAAAATCCCGGGAATGCCGCCCGAGAACACCCCAAGCCACCTTCCAGGTCCAGTTTGACCACGCCGGTGTCATCCTCGAGCTCGTTGGTCACCTCGCACTCGTAGCGCCCGTAGTCCTGCAGGGTCACGTTGCGGATGATGAGCGACGCGTCGCCCACGCCGTCCTCCTGCAGGGCCGTGCGGCCGCGGTAGGGCCCGAACGCCCGGCGGGCCTTGCCCAGCGCCACGAACACGTCCACGAACGCCATGGGCTCCGTCACTTTGGTCCACTTGAGGCGGATCTCGGCCGGGTCGTGCGCGCTCACGTCGTAGTGGTAGCGGCAGGGCAGGATGATGGTGCCGCCGCGGTGCGTCACCACCTTGCCCGGGGCTGTCTGCACCACCACGGCGCCGCTGTCACCCTCTGCGGGACGGGCACGGCTCAGGGCACCGCCACCGTGCCGGAGATGGCACAGGAGGGACGGCATGGCGAAGAGGGATAAGAGTGTATTTTGGGTGAATTCTCCTCTTTTAGGGGCAGGAAAGATGAGGATGTGGGGTCACATGTT contains these protein-coding regions:
- the HAPLN4 gene encoding hyaluronan and proteoglycan link protein 4 — protein: MRPQSPWAAGPAALLLLAALAAPEALPNARGRKKVVHVMEGDSGAVVVQTAPGKVVTHRGGTIILPCRYHYDVSAHDPAEIRLKWTKVTEPMAFVDVFVALGKARRAFGPYRGRTALQEDGVGDASLIIRNVTLQDYGRYECEVTNELEDDTGVVKLDLEGVIFPYHPRLGRYTLNFHEAQQACLEQDGILASHDQLHQAWLEGMDWCNAGWLQDGSVQYPISRPREQCGRKDTPVGVRNYGYRHKESEHYDAFCFTSNLNGKVYFLKTFRKLSYAEAVQACKSNGAAVAKVGQLYAAWKLQLLDRCEAGWLEDGSIRYPIVNPRARCGGREPGVRNLGFPDKKYKLFGVYCFKKAGDAPPVVAAGFPKRV